In one window of Paenarthrobacter nicotinovorans DNA:
- a CDS encoding hemolysin family protein, whose amino-acid sequence MSDWVGIVWLVVLLIGNAFFVGAEFAVMSARRSQIEPLAEAGSKRAQTTLRAMENVSLMLACAQLGITVCSLLILQVAEPAIHHLLAEPLELLGVPVELADISAFVIALLFVTFLHVTFGEMVPKNISVSVADKAALLLAPPLMFIARVVNPVIWSLNWLANHILRLMKIEPKDEVSSSFTLEEVQSIVQESTRHGLVDDETGLLSGALEFSEHTASHIMVPLDKLVVLKTASTPVDLEKAVSRTGFSRFPMVDDDGELAGYLHVKDILSIPDEGRRHPIAEGRIRSLANLSPDDEIEQAMSVMQRTGSHLARVVGAGGDTQGVLFLEDVIEQLVGEIRDATQATGIRRFGGQQAQA is encoded by the coding sequence ATGAGTGACTGGGTAGGAATTGTCTGGCTTGTCGTCCTTTTGATCGGCAATGCCTTCTTTGTCGGTGCCGAATTCGCCGTCATGTCGGCACGCCGCAGCCAGATCGAACCCCTGGCCGAGGCCGGCTCCAAGCGGGCGCAGACAACATTGCGCGCCATGGAGAATGTGTCGCTGATGCTGGCGTGTGCGCAGTTGGGCATTACCGTCTGCTCGCTCCTGATCCTCCAGGTTGCCGAGCCTGCCATTCACCATCTCCTGGCGGAGCCGCTCGAACTGCTGGGCGTACCGGTCGAACTGGCGGATATCTCCGCTTTCGTGATCGCGTTGCTGTTCGTCACGTTCCTGCATGTCACGTTCGGTGAGATGGTCCCCAAGAACATCTCGGTTTCCGTGGCGGACAAGGCGGCCCTCCTGCTGGCGCCACCTTTGATGTTCATCGCCCGCGTGGTTAACCCGGTCATCTGGTCCCTCAACTGGTTGGCGAACCACATCCTGAGGTTGATGAAAATCGAACCGAAGGACGAAGTGTCTTCGTCCTTCACGCTTGAGGAAGTGCAGTCGATTGTCCAGGAATCCACCCGGCACGGCCTGGTGGACGATGAGACAGGATTGCTCAGCGGTGCTTTGGAGTTCTCGGAGCACACGGCGTCCCACATCATGGTGCCCTTGGACAAGCTGGTGGTGCTCAAGACGGCCTCCACGCCCGTCGACCTGGAAAAAGCGGTCAGCCGTACCGGCTTCTCCCGTTTCCCGATGGTGGACGACGACGGCGAACTGGCCGGATACCTGCACGTGAAGGACATCCTGTCCATCCCGGACGAGGGTCGCAGGCACCCCATTGCCGAGGGTCGCATCCGGTCCTTGGCCAACCTGTCACCGGACGACGAGATCGAGCAGGCCATGTCCGTCATGCAGCGCACCGGCTCGCACTTGGCCCGTGTTGTTGGCGCCGGTGGAGACACCCAGGGCGTCTTGTTCCTTGAAGACGTCATCGAGCAGTTGGTCGGCGAAATCCGCGATGCCACCCAGGCGACAGGCATTCGACGCTTTGGTGGTCAACAAGCCCAGGCATAA
- a CDS encoding metal ABC transporter solute-binding protein, Zn/Mn family yields the protein MILILSRSEVYVRRYAARLSVAASAGLAALLLSSCAGTAGANSPSASGAIEVVTSTNVYGDIVKAVGGDKVNVTAIITKTSQDPHSYEASAQDKLVISKAKLVVENGGGYDEFLHKIADETKIGHENMISAVEISGLAPEGESHSEEAHSEDGHTHNHGEFNEHVWYNLDAMGKLADAVASKLGSLDADSAATFTGNADAFKAKLTELTGKLDAVKAADGHAPVAITEPVPLYLLEAAGLENKTPEAYSAAVEEGTDVPPAVMKETTDLLSAGSVRFLAYNEQTAGPQTETVKRAAEAAGVPVLNFTETLPEGKNYVQWMTDNVESVSSALKK from the coding sequence TTGATTCTCATTTTGAGTAGATCCGAGGTTTACGTGCGTCGTTACGCCGCCCGCCTGTCCGTAGCCGCTTCCGCAGGACTGGCCGCGCTCCTGCTGTCCTCCTGCGCCGGAACGGCCGGAGCAAACAGTCCTTCGGCTTCCGGGGCCATCGAAGTTGTCACATCCACCAACGTCTACGGCGACATTGTGAAAGCAGTCGGTGGAGACAAGGTGAACGTCACCGCCATCATCACCAAGACCAGCCAGGATCCTCATTCCTATGAGGCCAGTGCCCAGGACAAGCTGGTGATCTCCAAAGCCAAGCTCGTGGTCGAGAACGGCGGGGGCTATGACGAATTCCTGCACAAAATTGCCGATGAAACCAAAATCGGCCATGAGAACATGATCAGCGCCGTCGAAATTTCAGGGCTCGCCCCCGAAGGGGAAAGCCATAGCGAAGAGGCCCACTCCGAGGACGGCCACACGCATAACCACGGCGAGTTCAACGAGCACGTTTGGTACAATCTGGACGCCATGGGCAAGCTCGCCGATGCCGTGGCAAGCAAGCTCGGCAGCCTGGACGCGGACTCGGCCGCGACCTTTACGGGCAACGCAGACGCCTTCAAAGCCAAGCTCACTGAACTGACCGGAAAGCTCGACGCCGTGAAGGCTGCGGACGGGCACGCTCCCGTGGCGATCACGGAGCCTGTGCCGCTGTACCTCCTGGAAGCTGCGGGACTTGAGAACAAGACCCCGGAAGCCTACAGCGCTGCCGTAGAAGAGGGCACGGACGTTCCGCCCGCCGTCATGAAGGAAACCACTGATCTTCTCAGTGCTGGTTCGGTCCGTTTCCTGGCCTATAACGAGCAGACTGCCGGTCCTCAGACCGAAACTGTCAAACGGGCAGCCGAGGCTGCCGGCGTGCCGGTTCTGAATTTCACTGAAACGCTGCCCGAGGGCAAGAACTATGTCCAATGGATGACCGACAATGTGGAATCGGTTTCATCCGCACTGAAGAAGTAG